From Equus asinus isolate D_3611 breed Donkey chromosome 14, EquAss-T2T_v2, whole genome shotgun sequence, one genomic window encodes:
- the ALKBH4 gene encoding alpha-ketoglutarate-dependent dioxygenase alkB homolog 4, translating to MAAAAVAAPEVLRECGCKGIRTCLICERQRGGDPPWQHPPQKTHRFIYYSDTGWAVGAEESDFEGWAFPFPGVTVIEDFVTREEEAEMVQLMDREPWKPSQSGRRKQDYGPKVNFRKQKLKTAGFRGLPSFSREVVRRMGLYPILEDFRPVEQCNLDYCPERGSAIDPHLDDAWLWGERLVSLNLLSPTVLSMSREAPGSLLLCLAPSGFPEALVEGVMAPSRSVLCQEVEVAVPLPCRSLLVLTGAARHQWKHAIHRRHIQARRVCATFRELSAEFCPGGKQQELGQELLQISLSFQGRPM from the exons ATGGCGGCTGCGGCAGTGGCAGCCCCCGAGGTCCTTCGGGAATGCGGCTGCAAGGGCATCCGGACCTGTCTGATCTGCGAGCGGCAGCGCGGAGGGGACCCACCCTGGCAGCACCCACCGCAG AAAACACACCGTTTCATTTACTACTCTGACACTGGCTGGGCCGTGGGGGCCGAGGAGTCTGACTTCGAAGGCTGGGCCTTCCCCTTCCCGGGTGTGACGGTGATAGAGGACTTCGTGACCCGGGAGGAGGAGGCCGAGATGGTGCAGCTCATGGACCGGGAGCCCTGGAAGCCCTCACAGTCTGGACGGAGGAAGCAG GACTATGGCCCCAAAGTCAACTTTCGGAAGCAGAAGCTAAAGACCGCTGGCTTCAGAGGCCTCCCCAGCTTCAGCCGGGAGGTGGTGCGGAGGATGGGCCTCTACCCCATCCTGGAGGACTTCCGGCCTGTGGAGCAGTGCAACCTGGACTACTGCCCTGAGCGTGGCTCGGCCATTGACCCCCACCTGGACGACGCCTGGCTGTGGGGGGAGCGGCTGGTGAGCCTCAACCTCCTGTCCCCCACCGTGCTGTCCATGTCCCGGGAGGCGCCCGGCAGCCTGCTGCTCTGCTTGGCCCCGTCGGGCTTCCCAGAGGCCTTGGTGGAAGGTGTGATGGCCCCCAGCAGGTCCGTCCTGTGCCAGGAGGTGGAGGTGGCCGTGCCCTTGCCCTGCCGCTCTCTGCTCGTGCTCACGGGAGCCGCGCGCCACCAGTGGAAGCACGCCATCCACCGGCGACACATCCAGGCCCGCCGCGTGTGCGCCACCTTCAGGGAGCTGTCGGCCGAGTTCTGTCCTGGCGGGAAGCAGCAAGAACTGGGGCAGGAGCTCCtgcaaatctctctctccttccaaggGAGGCCCATGTGA